From Diaminobutyricibacter sp. McL0608, one genomic window encodes:
- a CDS encoding HAD-IC family P-type ATPase: MTQPTSRSISEILRENVFTLFNGILTVCFVAVIVLGDLRDGFFYGVVVVNALIGIVQEVRAKVVLDRAALLAAPESRVKRDGAVETVALAEVVLDDLLVLRPGDQIPADAVVEASNGLGLDESLLTGEADPVLKDEGDQLLSGSHVVSGTGYATVTAVGADSYASRLTSEIRKHSLVRSELRDATNRILVYLSWILGPVIVITIIGRILTYGGFATLGQNGRWRRALLDAVASVVGMIPEGLVLLTSLAFGVAAIQLAARKVLVQELAAVEVLARVDVLCLDKTGTLTSGELAFDHIESLGDVVAPADAEAALAAFGADDAGNATAGILSRHFQSDTLVVERRIPFSSATKFSGVVFSVGGVRSSWLLGAPERLLGEHPEQLARANTVAATGQRTLALVRALDPLPTEPHASIRGVRVEPAQLVVFEESVRPAARATLGYFRKQAVRVVVMSGDNPVTVSAIARTLDLNGEAVDASTLNGDAELAAALQTSDIFGRVSPEQKRTAVGILREMGRTVAMTGDGVNDAMAIKDADLGIAMGTATPATKAVSRIVLLDNRFDRLPDVLAFGRRVIANVERVSNLFLAKTVYGILLALVSAVMLWPFPFLPRQLTLVSTLAIGIPSFVLALARNRRIYTPGVLRRILTYSIPTGTIAAIACVVAYLPLYRSIPLPEARSITTVTLFCVSLWILCVLTRPLSWPRLLLLAGVVAAMVLVCVLPGPSEFFMMRIPLSPELLWGIGVGVVGAAGIEVFYRFARRRGLVFDRE; the protein is encoded by the coding sequence GTGACGCAGCCGACGTCGCGCTCGATCTCGGAGATCCTCCGAGAGAACGTCTTCACGCTCTTCAACGGCATCCTCACCGTGTGCTTCGTCGCGGTGATCGTGCTGGGCGACCTGCGCGACGGGTTCTTCTACGGAGTCGTCGTCGTGAACGCGCTCATCGGCATCGTCCAGGAGGTGCGGGCGAAGGTCGTGCTCGACCGGGCCGCGTTGCTGGCGGCACCGGAAAGCCGGGTGAAACGGGACGGCGCCGTCGAGACGGTCGCCCTGGCCGAGGTGGTCCTCGACGACCTCCTCGTCCTGCGGCCGGGTGACCAGATCCCGGCGGATGCGGTCGTCGAGGCGAGCAACGGGCTCGGACTCGACGAATCGCTTCTGACCGGCGAGGCCGACCCGGTGCTGAAGGACGAGGGCGATCAGCTGCTCTCCGGGTCGCACGTCGTCAGCGGCACGGGCTACGCGACGGTCACCGCGGTCGGCGCCGACTCGTACGCGAGCAGGCTGACCTCCGAGATCCGCAAGCACTCGCTCGTCCGATCGGAACTGCGCGATGCCACCAACCGCATCCTCGTCTACCTGTCCTGGATCCTCGGGCCCGTCATCGTCATCACGATCATCGGCCGGATCCTCACGTACGGCGGCTTCGCGACGCTCGGCCAGAACGGACGCTGGCGCCGTGCACTGCTCGACGCCGTCGCCAGCGTGGTCGGGATGATACCCGAGGGTCTCGTGCTCCTCACCAGCCTCGCCTTCGGGGTCGCCGCAATCCAGCTCGCCGCGCGCAAGGTGCTCGTCCAGGAGCTCGCGGCCGTCGAAGTGCTCGCGCGCGTCGATGTGCTCTGCCTCGACAAGACCGGCACTCTCACCAGCGGCGAACTGGCGTTCGACCACATCGAGTCACTGGGGGACGTAGTTGCTCCGGCCGACGCGGAAGCCGCTCTTGCCGCGTTCGGGGCCGACGATGCCGGGAACGCGACGGCGGGCATCCTCTCGCGGCATTTCCAGTCGGACACGCTCGTCGTCGAGCGACGCATCCCGTTCAGCTCCGCGACGAAGTTCAGTGGTGTCGTCTTCTCCGTCGGCGGCGTCCGATCCTCCTGGCTGCTCGGAGCTCCCGAACGGCTGCTGGGCGAGCACCCCGAGCAACTGGCACGCGCCAACACGGTCGCGGCGACGGGTCAGCGCACCCTCGCCCTCGTGCGTGCGCTCGACCCGCTGCCGACCGAACCGCACGCCTCGATCAGGGGCGTTCGCGTCGAGCCGGCGCAGCTGGTCGTGTTCGAGGAGTCGGTGCGCCCGGCGGCGCGAGCAACGCTCGGCTACTTCCGCAAACAGGCGGTGCGTGTGGTGGTCATGTCGGGGGACAACCCGGTGACCGTCTCGGCCATCGCACGGACCCTCGACCTGAACGGCGAGGCGGTCGACGCGTCGACGCTCAACGGGGATGCGGAACTCGCGGCGGCGCTCCAGACCTCCGACATCTTCGGCCGGGTCAGCCCGGAGCAGAAGCGCACGGCTGTGGGCATCCTGCGCGAAATGGGCAGGACGGTCGCCATGACCGGCGACGGTGTCAACGACGCCATGGCGATCAAGGATGCGGATTTGGGCATCGCGATGGGCACGGCGACGCCCGCGACCAAGGCCGTCTCGCGCATCGTGCTGCTCGACAATCGATTCGACCGGCTTCCAGACGTGCTCGCGTTCGGCAGACGCGTCATCGCCAACGTCGAGCGGGTCTCGAACCTGTTCCTCGCCAAAACGGTCTACGGGATCCTCCTCGCACTGGTCAGCGCCGTGATGTTGTGGCCTTTCCCGTTCCTTCCGAGGCAGTTGACCCTGGTCTCGACGCTGGCCATCGGCATCCCGTCGTTCGTGCTCGCGCTCGCCCGCAACCGCCGCATCTACACCCCGGGGGTCCTCCGGCGCATCCTCACGTATTCGATCCCGACAGGGACGATCGCCGCTATCGCGTGCGTGGTCGCATATCTACCGCTGTATCGGAGCATCCCGCTCCCTGAGGCGCGCAGCATCACGACCGTCACCCTGTTCTGCGTATCCCTCTGGATTCTCTGCGTGCTCACCCGGCCGCTCAGCTGGCCCCGACTCCTGCTGCTGGCCGGCGTCGTCGCGGCGATGGTCCTGGTCTGCGTGCTGCCGGGGCCGAGCGAGTTCTTCATGATGCGCATCCCGCTGTCGCCGGAATTGCTGTGGGGGATCGGCGTCGGTGTCGTGGGTGCCGCGGGAATCGAGGTCTTCTACCGGTTCGCACGGCGCCGCGGACTGGTCTTCGACCGGGAGTAG
- a CDS encoding dihydrofolate reductase family protein, giving the protein MALTQYYVASSIDGFIADADDRIEWLEQFGFTAFQKSYDAFYSRIGALVMGAATYRFLLDQPNLEWPYAGIPTWVLTHRELPAIEGAEVVFWAGDIAQLDGEVRIAAGDRNVWVVGGGNVAAQFVDAGLLDELRVTVMPIIVGSGKPLLPIGRPTSPLPLASTTPFEGGAVEHVYRLT; this is encoded by the coding sequence ATGGCACTCACCCAGTACTACGTCGCGTCCTCGATCGATGGATTCATCGCGGATGCAGACGACCGCATCGAATGGCTCGAACAGTTCGGCTTCACGGCCTTCCAGAAGAGCTACGACGCGTTCTACTCCAGGATCGGAGCACTCGTGATGGGAGCGGCGACCTATCGATTCCTGCTCGACCAGCCGAACCTCGAATGGCCGTATGCTGGCATCCCGACCTGGGTGCTCACGCACCGCGAACTGCCCGCGATCGAGGGCGCCGAGGTCGTGTTCTGGGCCGGGGACATCGCGCAGCTCGATGGCGAGGTACGCATCGCAGCCGGTGATCGCAATGTGTGGGTGGTCGGCGGCGGAAACGTCGCAGCCCAGTTCGTCGATGCCGGCCTGCTCGACGAGTTGCGGGTGACGGTCATGCCGATCATCGTCGGGTCGGGTAAGCCGCTGCTGCCGATCGGGCGACCCACGTCGCCACTCCCACTGGCGAGTACCACGCCGTTCGAGGGCGGCGCCGTCGAGCACGTCTACCGGCTCACCTGA
- the acnA gene encoding aconitate hydratase AcnA encodes MSAVNSFGAKDTLRVGSTDYEVFRIDTVPGYDKLPFSLKVLLENLLRTEDGANITADHINALGGWDPTAEPDTEIQFTPARVIMQDFTGVPCIVDLATMREAVSALGGDPRRINPLAPAEMVIDHSVIADLFGTENALERNTDIEYERNGERYQFLRWGQTAFDDFKVVPPGTGIVHQVNIEYLARVTMTRQVGGALQAYPDTCVGTDSHTTMVNGLGVLGWGVGGIEAEAAMLGQPVSMLIPKVVGFKLSGAIPTGVTATDVVLTITQMLRKHGVVGKFVEFYGAGVAEVPLANRATIGNMSPEFGSTAAMFPIDDVTLDYLRLTGRSAEQIALVEQYSKLQSLWHDPSTEPVFSEYLELDLGTVVPSIAGPKRPQDRIILAEAKDQFEKDLVDYADIDHDIVDLTISESFPASDPGELSPQDTNSTHVHHHHSHAPKSASSPTPVTIAETGTSFTLDHGAVAIAAITSCTNTSNPSVMLAAGLLARNAARKGLKSKPWVKTTLAPGSKVVTDYYEKAGLTGYLEELGFYTVGYGCTTCIGNSGPLIDEISQAVNQNDLAVTAVLSGNRNFEGRINPDVKMNYLASPPLVIAYALAGSMNFDFAVDALGTDQDGNDVFLKDIWPDAAEVQETIDSSINEGMFTHEYSSVFEGDDRWKSLPTPTGSVFEWDEKSTYVRKPPYFEGMTLETTPVSDIQGARVLAKLGDSVTTDHISPAGNIKADSPAGKYLDEHGIDRKDYNSYGSRRGNHEVMIRGTFANIRLKNQLLDGVEGGYTRDFTQEGGPQSFIYDASQNYQAQGTPLVILGGKEYGSGSSRDWAAKGTSLLGVRAVITESFERIHRSNLIGMGVVPLQFPAGESWASLGLDGTESISISGLEALNEGTTPKTVHVVAEPTSDSPAGKQAIEFDAVVRIDTPGEADYYRNGGILQYVLRSLVA; translated from the coding sequence GTGTCTGCGGTAAACAGCTTTGGAGCAAAGGACACCCTCCGGGTCGGGTCGACGGACTACGAAGTCTTCAGAATCGACACCGTCCCGGGCTACGACAAGCTCCCGTTCAGCCTGAAGGTCCTCCTCGAGAACCTGCTTCGCACCGAAGACGGAGCGAACATCACGGCTGACCACATCAACGCTCTCGGCGGATGGGATCCGACCGCGGAGCCCGACACCGAGATCCAGTTCACTCCTGCGCGCGTCATCATGCAGGACTTCACCGGTGTCCCGTGCATCGTCGACCTCGCGACCATGCGCGAGGCGGTCTCCGCCCTCGGCGGCGACCCCCGCAGGATCAACCCCCTCGCGCCCGCCGAGATGGTCATCGACCACTCGGTCATCGCCGATCTCTTCGGCACCGAGAACGCGCTCGAGCGGAACACGGACATCGAATACGAACGCAACGGCGAGCGCTACCAGTTCCTCCGGTGGGGCCAGACGGCCTTCGACGACTTCAAGGTCGTTCCGCCGGGAACCGGCATCGTGCACCAGGTCAACATCGAGTACCTCGCGCGTGTCACGATGACGCGACAGGTCGGTGGGGCGCTCCAGGCCTACCCCGACACCTGCGTCGGCACCGACTCGCACACGACCATGGTCAACGGCCTCGGCGTGCTCGGCTGGGGCGTCGGCGGAATCGAGGCGGAGGCGGCGATGCTCGGGCAGCCCGTCTCGATGCTCATCCCCAAGGTCGTCGGCTTCAAGCTGTCCGGCGCGATCCCGACGGGCGTCACGGCCACCGACGTCGTGCTCACCATCACCCAGATGCTCCGCAAGCACGGCGTGGTCGGCAAGTTCGTCGAGTTCTACGGCGCAGGCGTCGCAGAGGTTCCCCTCGCGAACCGCGCGACCATCGGAAACATGAGCCCCGAGTTCGGCTCGACCGCGGCCATGTTCCCGATCGACGACGTCACGCTCGACTACCTGCGCCTCACCGGCCGCAGCGCGGAGCAGATCGCGCTCGTCGAGCAGTACTCCAAGCTGCAGTCGCTCTGGCACGACCCGTCGACCGAACCGGTCTTCAGCGAGTACCTCGAGCTCGACCTGGGCACCGTCGTGCCGTCGATCGCCGGCCCGAAGCGCCCGCAGGACCGCATCATCCTGGCCGAGGCGAAGGACCAGTTCGAGAAGGACCTCGTCGACTACGCCGACATCGACCACGACATCGTCGACCTGACGATCTCCGAGTCGTTCCCGGCGTCCGACCCGGGTGAACTCAGCCCGCAGGACACCAACAGCACGCACGTGCACCACCACCACAGCCACGCGCCCAAGTCGGCGTCGAGCCCGACCCCGGTGACCATCGCCGAGACCGGAACCTCGTTCACGCTCGACCACGGCGCCGTCGCGATCGCGGCGATCACGTCGTGCACGAACACGTCGAACCCGTCGGTGATGCTCGCGGCCGGCCTCCTCGCCCGTAACGCTGCCAGAAAGGGCCTGAAGTCCAAGCCATGGGTCAAGACCACGCTGGCTCCCGGCTCCAAGGTCGTCACCGACTACTACGAGAAGGCGGGCCTCACCGGTTACCTCGAAGAACTCGGCTTCTACACGGTCGGCTACGGCTGCACCACGTGCATCGGCAACTCCGGACCGCTCATCGATGAGATCTCGCAGGCCGTGAACCAGAACGACCTGGCCGTCACCGCGGTGCTCTCGGGCAACCGCAACTTCGAGGGCCGTATCAACCCCGACGTGAAGATGAACTACCTGGCAAGCCCTCCGCTGGTGATCGCGTACGCGCTGGCCGGTTCGATGAACTTCGACTTCGCGGTGGATGCGCTCGGCACCGATCAGGACGGTAACGATGTCTTCCTCAAAGACATCTGGCCCGACGCGGCCGAGGTGCAGGAGACGATCGACTCGTCGATCAACGAGGGCATGTTCACCCACGAGTACTCGAGCGTCTTCGAGGGCGACGACCGCTGGAAGTCCCTGCCGACCCCGACGGGTTCGGTCTTCGAATGGGATGAGAAGTCGACCTACGTGCGCAAGCCCCCGTACTTCGAAGGCATGACGCTCGAAACCACTCCGGTCAGCGACATCCAGGGAGCTCGTGTCCTCGCGAAGCTCGGCGACTCGGTCACCACCGACCACATCAGCCCGGCCGGGAACATCAAGGCCGACAGCCCCGCCGGCAAGTACCTCGACGAACACGGCATCGACCGCAAGGACTACAACTCCTACGGATCGCGACGCGGCAACCACGAGGTGATGATCCGCGGTACCTTCGCGAACATCCGCCTCAAGAACCAGCTGCTCGACGGCGTCGAGGGCGGATACACGCGCGACTTCACGCAGGAGGGCGGCCCGCAGTCGTTCATCTACGACGCGTCGCAGAACTACCAGGCGCAGGGAACGCCGCTCGTCATCCTCGGCGGCAAGGAGTACGGCTCCGGTTCGTCCCGTGACTGGGCGGCGAAGGGGACCAGCCTCCTCGGCGTCCGCGCGGTCATCACGGAGAGCTTCGAGCGCATCCACCGGTCGAACCTGATCGGCATGGGCGTCGTCCCGCTTCAGTTCCCTGCCGGCGAGTCGTGGGCGTCCCTCGGGCTCGACGGCACCGAGTCGATCAGCATCAGCGGACTCGAGGCCCTCAACGAAGGAACCACGCCGAAGACGGTTCACGTCGTCGCTGAGCCGACCTCCGACTCGCCCGCGGGCAAGCAGGCGATCGAGTTCGACGCCGTCGTGCGCATCGACACACCGGGGGAGGCCGACTACTACCGCAACGGCGGCATCCTCCAGTACGTCCTCCGGAGCCTGGTGGCCTGA
- a CDS encoding aldo/keto reductase, whose amino-acid sequence MKKITLGTNRLEVSRLGLGCMGMSAFYTGAGTDEAGSIATIHRAMELGVTFFDTAEIYGPYANEELLAKAFAGKRDQVVIATKFGTILHRSTNERGLDGSAENVRLSVEGSLKRLNTDYIDLYYQHRMDPGRPIEETVGALSELISEGKIRHYGLSEAAPETIRRANAVHPVTALQTEYSLWSRDVEQDILPTVRELGIGFVPYSPLGRGFLTGTIRSLDQLDESDFRRFNPRFEGDNLEANIRIVEQVDAVANEIGAAPGQVALAWLLAQGDDIAPIPGTRRVANLEQNVAADAIELTDAQLAALDAVATPVGDRYADMTPLNR is encoded by the coding sequence ATGAAGAAGATCACACTCGGAACCAACCGGCTCGAGGTCTCTCGCCTCGGTCTCGGCTGCATGGGCATGTCGGCGTTCTACACGGGCGCCGGAACCGACGAGGCCGGCTCGATCGCCACGATCCACCGCGCCATGGAACTCGGCGTCACGTTCTTCGACACGGCGGAGATCTACGGCCCGTACGCGAACGAAGAACTCCTCGCGAAAGCGTTCGCGGGCAAGCGCGACCAGGTCGTCATCGCGACGAAGTTCGGCACCATCCTGCACCGGTCGACGAATGAGCGCGGGCTCGACGGCAGCGCGGAGAACGTTCGACTGTCGGTCGAAGGTTCACTGAAGCGACTGAACACCGACTACATCGACCTCTACTACCAGCACCGGATGGACCCGGGCAGGCCGATCGAAGAGACCGTCGGAGCACTGAGCGAGCTGATCAGCGAAGGTAAGATCCGCCACTACGGGTTGTCGGAGGCCGCTCCAGAGACCATCCGACGTGCGAACGCGGTCCACCCCGTGACAGCGCTCCAGACCGAGTACTCGCTGTGGTCACGCGATGTCGAGCAGGACATCCTGCCGACGGTCCGCGAGCTCGGGATCGGTTTCGTGCCGTACTCGCCGCTCGGACGCGGATTCCTGACGGGCACCATCCGGTCGCTCGACCAGCTCGACGAGAGCGATTTCCGCCGCTTCAACCCACGCTTCGAGGGCGACAACCTGGAGGCGAACATCCGGATCGTCGAGCAGGTCGACGCGGTGGCGAACGAGATCGGCGCGGCTCCTGGCCAGGTCGCACTCGCCTGGCTGCTCGCGCAGGGCGACGACATCGCACCCATCCCGGGTACGCGGCGGGTGGCGAACCTGGAGCAGAACGTGGCAGCGGATGCGATCGAGCTGACGGATGCGCAGCTTGCGGCACTCGACGCGGTCGCGACCCCCGTCGGCGACCGCTACGCCGATATGACGCCCCTCAACCGGTGA
- a CDS encoding N(5)-(carboxyethyl)ornithine synthase encodes MDVPHDVQFFDAISFDPTMRIGVLASSRKPHERRLPLHPARLDRIDADLRSGIMLETGYGLRFGLSDDQLRPFVGSIGSRDEVIAGSDVILLPKPQHSDLRDLRDGQVLWGWPHCVQDREMTQLAIDKGLTLIAFEAMNHWTRSGSFGLHVFHKNNELAGYCSVLHALEVVGLTGDYGRRLKAVVIGFGATARGAVTALNAHGVHDVQVLTNREVAAVGSPIHSVHIVQFDHDDTAPHLSHVLTDHGRVPLAPFLAEADIVVNCTLQDPNAPLNYLDESDLVAFAPGSLIVDVSCDEGMGFSWATPTTFDDPVFEVGDHVRYYAVDHSPSYLWDSATWEIGEALTPFLRTVMGGAQAWMADDTIRRAIEIRDGEIVNPAILEFQSREPVKPYRPIVLASA; translated from the coding sequence ATGGATGTTCCGCACGACGTTCAGTTCTTCGACGCGATCAGCTTCGACCCGACCATGCGGATCGGTGTGCTCGCGAGTTCCCGGAAACCCCACGAGAGGCGACTCCCCCTCCACCCGGCACGCCTCGACCGAATCGACGCCGACCTGCGGTCCGGCATCATGCTGGAGACCGGATACGGGCTTCGCTTCGGTCTCTCAGACGATCAGCTGCGCCCCTTCGTCGGAAGCATCGGATCGCGCGACGAGGTGATCGCCGGGTCGGATGTGATCCTCCTGCCTAAGCCGCAGCACAGCGATCTCCGCGATCTCCGCGACGGGCAGGTGCTCTGGGGGTGGCCGCACTGCGTCCAGGATCGTGAAATGACCCAGTTGGCGATCGACAAGGGGCTCACCCTCATCGCATTCGAGGCGATGAACCACTGGACGCGAAGCGGCAGCTTCGGTCTCCACGTCTTCCACAAGAACAACGAACTCGCCGGCTACTGTTCCGTGCTGCACGCGCTCGAGGTCGTCGGCCTCACCGGCGACTACGGTCGTCGCCTGAAAGCCGTGGTGATCGGGTTCGGCGCCACAGCCCGCGGTGCTGTCACCGCGCTCAACGCCCACGGCGTGCACGATGTGCAGGTGCTCACCAACCGTGAGGTCGCAGCGGTCGGGTCCCCCATCCACTCCGTGCACATCGTGCAGTTCGACCATGACGACACCGCGCCTCACCTCAGCCACGTGCTCACCGACCATGGTCGGGTGCCCCTCGCTCCCTTCCTCGCCGAGGCCGACATCGTCGTCAACTGCACGCTGCAGGACCCGAACGCGCCACTGAATTACCTCGACGAGTCCGACCTGGTCGCCTTTGCGCCCGGAAGTCTCATCGTCGACGTCTCGTGCGACGAAGGGATGGGTTTCAGCTGGGCGACACCCACGACGTTCGACGACCCCGTGTTCGAGGTGGGCGACCATGTCCGCTACTACGCGGTCGACCACAGTCCGTCCTACCTGTGGGACTCCGCCACGTGGGAGATCGGCGAAGCTCTCACGCCGTTCCTGCGCACCGTCATGGGTGGTGCGCAGGCATGGATGGCCGACGACACCATCCGGCGCGCGATCGAGATCAGGGACGGTGAGATCGTGAACCCGGCGATTCTCGAATTCCAGTCGAGGGAACCCGTCAAGCCCTACCGGCCGATCGTGCTCGCCTCCGCGTAG
- a CDS encoding MerR family transcriptional regulator, translated as MTTTPAAMSISDVAGLTGLSTHTLRYYEREGLMLTPVDRSSSTHRRYTEADLTWVTFLTKLRLTAMPIARMREYVELARRGDDTTAERLELLLIHRMNVVRQLDEMKKSLAAIDYKISLYKEKVNA; from the coding sequence ATGACCACAACACCGGCGGCGATGTCGATCTCCGACGTCGCCGGGCTCACGGGCCTTTCGACCCACACGCTGCGGTACTACGAGCGCGAAGGACTGATGCTGACACCGGTCGACCGCTCGTCGTCCACGCATCGGCGCTACACGGAGGCCGACCTCACCTGGGTCACCTTCCTCACCAAGCTGCGGCTCACCGCCATGCCGATCGCGCGGATGCGCGAGTACGTCGAGCTCGCCCGGCGCGGCGACGACACGACGGCCGAGCGGCTCGAACTGCTACTGATCCACCGGATGAATGTGGTGAGGCAACTCGACGAGATGAAGAAGAGCCTCGCCGCCATCGACTACAAGATCTCGCTCTACAAAGAAAAGGTGAATGCATGA
- the dxs gene encoding 1-deoxy-D-xylulose-5-phosphate synthase, with translation MSILETISGPRDLDALSKEQLVQLAAEIREFLISNVSKTGGHLGPNLGVVESTIAIHRVFDSPRDAIVFDTGHQSYVHKLLTGRQDFSMLRQRGGLAGYPQRSESVHDIVESSHASSSLSWADGISRAFSMTGQDDRHVVAMVGDGALTGGMTWEALNNISDDNTRRLIIVVNDNGRSYAPTIGGMARFLNTVRTRRSYRSLYLTSRKAFYQLGTPGRAIYRGMRGGLHGFLSRFWNNDALYSNLDIKYIGPVQGHDIEAMEEALRQAKNYGAPVIVHMITQKGRGYEPAVRDAADQFHAVGQIDPETGEPIESSTKPSWTSVFSDEIVGLAERNPRIVGITAAMLRPTGLHKFAERFPGRVHDVGIAEQHAVASAAGLAFGGLHPVVAIYATFINRAFDQVLMDVALHKAGVTFVLDRAGVTGPDGPSHHGIWDLAILQVVPNIRLAAPRDATRFREELGEAVAVDDAPTVLRFPKGSVSPDIEAQRRTADGVDVLREAPHKDVLLVTVGPMADLGLRVADRLAAQGIGATVVDPRWVVPVPRSILTLAAEHRIVVTIEDGIRVGGIGTRVRQDLREAGIDTAVDELGLPDEFLDHATREQILEDAGLTPQKIARDLVAQVLGSKVPVARPLPAEGGDRAEVGQRKAGEKRL, from the coding sequence ATGAGTATCCTCGAGACCATCTCCGGTCCCCGTGACCTGGACGCTCTGTCCAAAGAGCAGCTGGTGCAGCTCGCAGCCGAGATCCGGGAGTTCCTGATCTCGAACGTCTCCAAGACCGGGGGACACCTCGGTCCCAATCTCGGCGTCGTCGAGTCCACCATCGCCATCCATCGCGTCTTCGATTCACCACGGGACGCCATCGTCTTCGACACCGGCCACCAGTCGTATGTGCACAAGCTGCTCACCGGCCGGCAGGACTTCAGCATGCTCCGCCAGCGCGGCGGCCTCGCCGGCTACCCGCAGCGCTCGGAATCCGTTCACGACATCGTCGAGAGCTCGCACGCCTCGAGTTCGCTGTCGTGGGCGGACGGCATCTCGCGTGCCTTCTCGATGACCGGTCAGGACGACCGTCACGTCGTCGCCATGGTGGGCGACGGTGCGTTGACGGGCGGGATGACCTGGGAAGCGCTCAACAACATCAGCGACGACAACACCCGTCGGCTCATCATCGTCGTCAACGACAACGGCCGCTCATATGCGCCGACGATCGGTGGGATGGCGCGCTTCCTCAACACCGTGCGCACGCGCCGCTCCTACCGCAGCCTCTACCTGACCAGCCGTAAAGCCTTCTATCAGCTCGGCACGCCGGGGCGAGCGATCTACCGCGGTATGCGCGGCGGGCTCCACGGCTTCCTCAGCCGTTTCTGGAACAACGACGCGCTCTACTCCAACCTCGACATCAAATACATCGGCCCGGTTCAGGGTCACGACATCGAGGCGATGGAAGAAGCCCTGCGCCAGGCGAAGAACTACGGCGCCCCGGTCATCGTCCACATGATCACGCAGAAGGGTCGCGGCTACGAGCCGGCAGTGCGCGATGCCGCCGACCAGTTCCACGCCGTCGGTCAGATCGACCCCGAGACCGGTGAACCGATCGAGAGTTCGACCAAGCCGTCCTGGACGAGCGTGTTCTCGGACGAGATCGTCGGGCTCGCCGAACGCAACCCCCGGATCGTCGGCATCACCGCGGCGATGCTGCGCCCCACCGGGCTCCACAAGTTCGCCGAACGCTTCCCAGGCCGCGTCCACGACGTCGGCATCGCGGAGCAGCACGCCGTAGCGAGCGCTGCGGGTCTCGCCTTCGGCGGCCTCCATCCGGTCGTCGCCATCTACGCCACCTTCATCAATCGGGCATTCGACCAAGTGCTGATGGACGTCGCCCTGCACAAGGCCGGGGTGACGTTCGTTCTCGACCGTGCCGGCGTGACCGGTCCAGACGGGCCCAGTCACCACGGAATCTGGGATCTCGCCATCCTCCAGGTCGTGCCGAACATCCGCCTCGCAGCGCCCCGCGACGCCACGCGCTTCCGCGAGGAGCTCGGCGAGGCCGTCGCCGTCGACGATGCTCCGACGGTGCTGCGGTTCCCCAAAGGCAGCGTGAGCCCCGACATCGAGGCCCAGCGTCGAACCGCGGACGGCGTGGACGTGCTCCGGGAAGCGCCGCACAAGGACGTCCTCCTGGTGACGGTGGGCCCGATGGCCGACCTCGGACTCAGGGTCGCCGATCGACTCGCGGCCCAGGGTATCGGTGCGACGGTGGTGGACCCGCGCTGGGTCGTCCCGGTCCCGCGCTCGATCCTGACGCTGGCCGCCGAGCACCGGATCGTCGTGACGATCGAAGACGGCATCCGGGTCGGCGGGATCGGCACGCGCGTCCGGCAGGACCTGCGCGAGGCGGGCATCGACACCGCCGTCGACGAGCTCGGGCTTCCCGACGAGTTCCTCGACCATGCGACACGCGAGCAGATCCTCGAAGACGCCGGCCTGACTCCGCAGAAGATCGCGCGCGATCTCGTCGCGCAGGTCCTGGGGAGCAAGGTGCCGGTTGCGAGGCCCCTTCCCGCGGAGGGCGGGGACCGCGCGGAGGTCGGCCAGCGCAAGGCAGGCGAGAAGCGGCTCTGA